The following proteins are co-located in the bacterium HR17 genome:
- the rsmB gene encoding Ribosomal RNA small subunit methyltransferase B, with amino-acid sequence MRQHPVHSATDICPARKLGLLALVEVEKKAAYVNLALRELLRQKRLKAQERAMATALALGVTKMRLYLDYLLEHVCDHPLDELPIFIRNILRMAAYELVFFHHPAPIVGNEYVKLAKRFGHAGTAALTNAVVRRLAGEWRRVPIPSLDDDPVAHISIVTSHPQWLVARWVAFWGAEETLALCRANNEPPPLCLRVNLKYTDRELVARMLELRCRRIEPSPWLPECLRVEITRDVTKLPGYAEGLFTVQDEGAMVVTHLVAPQPGELIVDACAAPGGKTTHLAEQARDEAEIVAIDVHPSRLKLVEANAIRLKLRSITTLLGDWTQLAEQFANKADKVLLDVPCSGTGTLRRKVDARWHKRPEHITELADLQRRLLDAAAQAVRPGGAVVYATCSLEPEEDEQVVKSFLERHPEFVVDDPRPYLPVAIPQSITADHFLRLFPHKHGTDGVFAARLRKVGT; translated from the coding sequence ATGCGTCAGCACCCCGTCCACTCAGCGACGGACATTTGTCCCGCGCGCAAGTTGGGTCTGCTAGCGCTGGTGGAAGTGGAGAAAAAGGCAGCGTATGTCAACCTTGCGCTGCGGGAACTGCTGCGGCAAAAGCGATTGAAAGCGCAGGAGCGGGCGATGGCGACCGCGCTGGCGTTGGGCGTGACCAAAATGCGCCTCTACTTGGACTATCTGCTGGAGCATGTCTGCGACCACCCCTTAGACGAATTGCCCATCTTCATCCGCAACATCTTACGAATGGCGGCTTACGAATTGGTCTTCTTCCATCACCCCGCTCCCATCGTCGGGAACGAGTATGTGAAACTGGCGAAACGCTTCGGACATGCCGGCACGGCGGCGCTGACCAATGCGGTCGTCCGGCGGCTCGCTGGAGAGTGGCGCAGGGTGCCCATCCCGTCACTGGATGACGACCCCGTCGCCCACATCAGCATCGTCACCTCGCACCCGCAGTGGCTGGTGGCGCGCTGGGTCGCCTTCTGGGGTGCCGAAGAGACGCTGGCGCTCTGCCGCGCCAACAACGAACCGCCACCGTTGTGCCTGCGGGTCAACTTGAAATACACCGACCGCGAGCTGGTCGCCCGCATGCTGGAGTTGCGTTGCCGCCGCATAGAGCCCAGCCCTTGGTTGCCCGAATGCCTGCGGGTGGAGATCACCCGCGATGTTACCAAGTTGCCCGGCTACGCCGAAGGGTTGTTTACCGTGCAGGACGAAGGAGCGATGGTGGTGACTCATCTTGTTGCCCCGCAGCCGGGCGAGTTGATCGTGGACGCTTGCGCCGCCCCCGGCGGCAAAACGACCCATTTAGCGGAACAGGCGCGCGATGAGGCGGAAATCGTCGCTATTGATGTCCATCCGTCCCGGCTCAAGTTAGTGGAAGCGAACGCTATCCGATTGAAACTGCGGTCTATCACGACCTTGCTGGGCGATTGGACCCAACTGGCAGAGCAGTTCGCCAACAAGGCGGACAAGGTGTTGCTAGATGTCCCGTGTTCGGGCACAGGAACGCTGCGGCGCAAAGTGGACGCCCGTTGGCACAAGCGCCCCGAACACATCACCGAACTGGCGGACCTGCAGAGGCGGTTGTTGGACGCTGCCGCCCAGGCGGTCCGCCCCGGCGGCGCCGTCGTTTACGCCACCTGTAGTCTGGAACCCGAAGAAGACGAGCAGGTCGTCAAGTCTTTTTTGGAGCGGCACCCCGAGTTCGTCGTGGACGACCCACGCCCTTATTTGCCCGTTGCGATCCCGCAGAGCATCACCGCCGACCACTTTTTGCGCCTGTTCCCTCACAAGCACGGGACCGACGGCGTGTTTGCCGCGCGGCTGCGCAAGGTCGGCACATGA
- the dcd gene encoding dCTP deaminase: MGVKNDRWIREMALRFGMIEPFEERLVRKGVISYGLSSYGYDMRLADEFLIFTNVWGAIVDPKAFDERAFMRHKGDFCIIPPNSFVLGRSVEYFRIPREVLCIVVGKSSYARCGIVVNVTPLEPDWEGHVTIEISNTTPLPAKVYANEGIAQVLFLSADEVCEVSYADRQGKYQGQRGIVPPKVE; encoded by the coding sequence GTGGGCGTCAAAAACGACCGGTGGATTCGGGAGATGGCGCTCAGGTTCGGCATGATTGAACCGTTTGAAGAGCGGCTGGTGCGCAAGGGTGTCATCAGTTACGGGCTCAGTTCTTACGGCTACGACATGCGCTTGGCGGACGAGTTTCTGATTTTCACCAATGTGTGGGGCGCCATCGTGGACCCCAAAGCCTTTGACGAACGGGCGTTCATGCGGCACAAAGGCGACTTTTGCATCATCCCTCCCAACTCGTTCGTGCTGGGGCGCAGCGTGGAGTATTTCCGTATCCCCCGCGAAGTCCTTTGCATCGTCGTCGGCAAATCGTCGTATGCGCGGTGCGGGATCGTCGTGAATGTGACGCCTTTGGAACCCGATTGGGAAGGGCATGTGACCATTGAGATTTCCAACACGACGCCGCTGCCTGCCAAGGTCTACGCCAACGAAGGCATTGCGCAGGTCCTCTTTTTGAGCGCCGACGAAGTGTGCGAGGTCTCCTACGCCGACCGGCAAGGCAAGTATCAGGGGCAACGGGGGATCGTCCCGCCTAAAGTGGAGTGA